Proteins found in one Hippopotamus amphibius kiboko isolate mHipAmp2 chromosome 12, mHipAmp2.hap2, whole genome shotgun sequence genomic segment:
- the LOC130832802 gene encoding keratin, type II cuticular Hb3: protein MTCGFSSVGSGFGSRAFSCVSACGPRPGRCCITAAPYRGISCYRGLTAGFGSRSLCGGFRAGSYRSFGYRSGGVSRPSPPCITTVSVNESLLTPLNLEIDPNAQCVKHEEKEQIKYLNNRFASFIDKVRFLEQQNKLLETKLQFYQNRQCCESTLEPLFEGYIQTLRREAATVEADGGRLASELNSVQEVLEGYKKTYEEEVALRATAENEFVALKKDVDCVYLQKSDLAANVETLIQEIDFLRRLYEEEIRILQAHISDTSVILKMDNNNRDLNLDNIVTEIKAQYDDIASRSRAEAESWYHSKCEEIKTTVTRHGETLRRTKDEINKLNRMIQRLTAEIENAKCQNSKLEAAVTQVEQQGEAALNDAKYKLAGLEEALQKAKQDMACLVKEYQEVMNSKLGLDIEIATYRRLLEGEEQRLCEGTGAVNVCVSSSRGGVVCGDLCVSGSRPVTGSVCSGPCGGNVAVSTGLCAPCGQLNTTRGGASCGLRRC, encoded by the exons ATGACCTGTGGCTTCAGCTCCGTGGGCTCTGGATTTGGCAGCCGCGCCTTCAGCTGCGTCTCAGCCTGCGGGCCCCGGCCCGGCCGCTGCTGCATCACGGCCGCCCCCTACCGCGGCATCTCCTGCTACCGCGGCCTCACCGCAGGCTTCGGCAGCCGCAGCCTCTGCGGGGGCTTCCGCGCCGGCTCCTATCGCAGCTTCGGGTACCGCTCTGGTGGCGTGTCCCGCCCCAGCCCGCCCTGCATCACCACCGTGTCGGTCAACGAGAGCCTCCTCACGCCCCTCAACCTGGAGATCGACCCCAATGCACAGTGTGTGAAGCACGAGGAGAAGGAGCAGATCAAGTATCTCAACAACAGGTTTGCTTCCTTCATTGACAAG GTGCGCTTCCTGGAGCAGCAGAACAAGCTGCTGGAGACCAAGCTGCAGTTCTACCAGAACCGCCAGTGCTGTGAGAGCACCCTGGAGCCCCTGTTCGAGGGCTACATCCAGACGCTGAGGCGGGAGGCCGCAACTGTGGAGGCCGACGGCGGGAGGCTGGCCTCGGAGCTCAACAGCGTGCAGGAGGTGCTGGAGGGCTACAAGAAGAC GTATGAAGAAGAAGTTGCACTTCGGGCCACAGCAGAGAACGAGTTTGTGGCGCTAAAAAAG GACGTGGACTGCGTCTACCTCCAAAAATCGGACCTGGCGGCCAATGTGGAGACCCTGATCCAGGAGATTGACTTCCTGCGGCGGCTATATGAGGAG GAGATCCGCATTCTCCAAGCCCACATCTCAGACACCTCGGTCATCCTCAAGATGGACAACAACAACCGGGACCTGAACTTGGACAACATTGTCACTGAGATCAAGGCTCAGTATGATGACATTGCCAGCCGCAGCCGGGCTGAGGCTGAGAGCTGGTACCACAGCAAG TGTGAGGAGATCAAGACCACGGTGACCCGGCATGGGGAGACCCTGCGCCGCACGAAGGACGAGATCAACAAGCTGAACCGCATGATCCAGAGGCTGACGGCCGAGATCGAGAATGCCAAGTGCCAG AACTCCAAGCTGGAGGCCGCAGTGACCCAGGTGGAGCAGCAGGGCGAGGCGGCCCTCAATGATGCCAAGTACAAGCTGGCGGGGCTGGAGGAGGCCCTGCAGAAGGCCAAGCAGGACATGGCCTGCCTGGTGAAGGAGTACCAGGAGGTGATGAACTCCAAGCTGGGGCTGGACATCGAGATCGCCACCTACAGGCGCCTGCTGGAGGGCGAGGAGCAGAG GCTGTGTGAAGGCACTGGAGCTGTGAATGTCT GTGTCAGCAGCTCCCGGGGCGGGGTGGTCTGCGGGGACCTCTGCGTGTCCGGCTCCCGGCCGGTGACGGGCAGCGTCTGCAGCGGCCCTTGTGGCGGGAACGTGGCAGTGAGCACCGGCCTGTGCGCGCCCTGTGGCCAGCTCAACACCACCCGTGGAGGGGCTTCCTGCGGCCTGCGGAGGTGCTAG